In Capra hircus breed San Clemente chromosome 5, ASM170441v1, whole genome shotgun sequence, the DNA window CTAGAACACTCGTACCTGTGGTGTCTTGGTTAAGGCTGGAAGTTTGGAGGTGCCAGGGTCCAGATTGTGCCTGTGGATTCTGGTGGCAAAGGCTTGGTGGGATCCTGTTCTGGGTCTCCATGTGGTTCTTCAGGACCGAGATGGCAGGGGTCTGCGGTGGTTCTGGTTTCAAAAAGGTCTTGAGCACGCTGTCCTCTGCATCCATAGCCATGTCCCACATTTCAAGACTGTCTGCAAGGACAGCAGTCACGGGAAAATGTAACACAAGAGAAAAGAGCAGGTCACGAGAAGGTTCTGTATGGTGAGGGCCCCATGACGGCATCTGAGTTTCTCTCCCCCGGTCCTGTGGaaggacaccaggcttctccaagACGCAGCAGAGAAGCTGCACATGCGCGAGCAGTCAACCCAGCGTCGGGCCACTCGCATCCCCTTGGTGCAGAACCGACGGGAGTGAAGACCCCTGTGCCTCTTGAGGTGAGTGTGTGGTGACCAGTGACTCACAGGCACCTGGCGTGTTTACTGACTGGGCCTTAGATCACACCTCTGGCTCCGCTTACCTGGGAGCAGGTCTGTCTGGGTGAGTGGCTCTGAAGGTGAGCGGGTCCTGGGGAGGCTGGGCTTGGTAGGAGGCACCGGTGGCGGCTGTGCTGCAGAGAGAGGGGGCAGCCTGAGCTCCTGTCGTCATCGGGGGGCTGGGCAGCCTCAGGGGTGCGTGTAGAGCTGCCCGGTTACACCCCGCAGAGCCAGCACCAAGCTCAGGGCCCTGCGTCCCAGTCCCACCTACTCCTCTATAGAAACTAGGGCTGAAAACACCATATTCTTCTCATCAAACTagagaaaaaactgaaaagtCTGGGTTGGAAGCTAAAGACCCAGAATAATAATTCTTACTAAGAACAGCCCCAGCACAATCCATTGTGGGCTTTTCATTAATCTCAGCTGGCCAGTGCTGAGGGGAGTTTTAAAGAACTAAACAGGAACCAAGTCCTCAGAATTTCTTAGAAATTTTTAAGGAGAAGCTGGGAAAAATCCGTTTTGTCTTTGTTTCTAGTCTCTGGAAGACTTCAAAGCGATCTCTCTACTACTCCCAGTGAATCTGGACTCTGAAAAAGACACTAGTTCATGGAGCAAGAACTGCCAGAAGCCCCATCACCTGCACACCCAACTTTCTGCCTTACAAAGAGCTCATGTCCGTGTGGCCAGAGTGACTGAGGCCCGAGGAGGCTTTGGCACCGGGGAAGTCCAGCTCTGGTGACATCAGGGGCTGTCTGTTCTTCACCCAGGGGGAAACTCAGGGCAGGACCCGGCGCTTGGAAGCCCTGGACCCGTGTGTGCTGAGCCCTGGTCTAGACCGAACCTGCCGCTCCAGGCAGAGGTGCCCCCAGCCTCTTACCCTGGTCCGTCCTTCCAGTGGAAAGAGCAGAGGTGGCAGCCTGCTgctgtctctccatctgtttccggaactgctgctgcagctgctgctgccggAGCTTCCGCTGGAGCGTGGCTTCACTCTCCGCGGTGCCGGGGGCCAGGCTTCTGTAGCAGGAGACCAGTGAGGCGTTGGGGGGGTTTCCGAGTTACCTGGTCAGCAGCACACAGTTGCCAAGGGGGCTCACGGCCCTGCGTGCTGCTGAGAAGGTGCAAGtggagggaggagcagagggggCAGGCGGCCGTACCGGGAGCTGCTCTCCATGGCCCCCTGCGTCACGGTGTGGGGTCCAGCCAAGTGGCTCCGTCTGCATGGAGAGGTCGCCTCCTGGGTTTTAGGGGGCTCCAGGGTCGCATTCTGCTGGCAGCTGCTGTATCTGGCTTGTTCAACAGATGGTTCAAAATCTTGTCTCTTTGCGTTAGTTAAATCCACTTCAAGAGGCGGCTAATAAGGGGAGAGAATAATTTCCTTCAGTTGCTCTTGCCCCTTCCTTGAACGCATTCCACAACTCTCTGCCCTCATTCCTTCGAGGTCCTGAGAAGCTGAGACAAAGGATCCACAAGTGCACGTGACTCCAACTCTACGTGGAGTAAAACACTCCATTTTCCTCCTGTGCCATTCTGTGTTAGCACAGTTTTCATACAGAGGAGTCacaattcagtttttatttagGGCAAAAAGCTCTGTAAAATCTAACTTCAATCTTTCCTCGGCAACTGGGCCTGACACACTTTCCTATGGAAATGATCATATATCATCAGTCACACTACAGaaacccagagcctgtgctccagaggcgAAGCCTCACTCAGTAACTTGAGGCTCACAGAATAACGGAGGATCAGGTTGAGACGACTACATTTGGGTAAAGATAAcctgaaaatgaaaattacactGTGAAATTTCTTATCTACATTGGGAAGTAAGTCAGTC includes these proteins:
- the RAD52 gene encoding DNA repair protein RAD52 homolog isoform X1, whose translation is MSGTAEAVLGGRGSQPAGGSPVLCFGQYQYTVEEHQAIQNALRQRLGPEYISSRMAGGGQKVCYIEGHRVVNLANEMFGYNGWAHSITQQNVDFVDLNNGKFYVGVCAFVRVQLKDGSYHEDVGYGVSEGLKSKALSLEKARKEAVTDGLKRALRSFGNALGNCILDKDYLRSLNKLPHQPPLEVDLTNAKRQDFEPSVEQARYSSCQQNATLEPPKTQEATSPCRRSHLAGPHTVTQGAMESSSRSLAPGTAESEATLQRKLRQQQLQQQFRKQMERQQQAATSALSTGRTDQAQPPPVPPTKPSLPRTRSPSEPLTQTDLLPDSLEMWDMAMDAEDSVLKTFLKPEPPQTPAISVLKNHMETQNRIPPSLCHQNPQAQSGPWHLQTSSLNQDTTGNCDSSRKNQDMKKRKLDPP
- the RAD52 gene encoding DNA repair protein RAD52 homolog isoform X2 — its product is MSGTAEAVLGGRGSQPAGGSPVLCFGQYQYTVEEHQAIQNALRQRLGPEYISSRMAGGGQKVCYIEGHRVVNLANEMFGYNGWAHSITQQNVDFVDLNNGKFYVGVCAFVRVQLKDGSYHEDVGYGVSEGLKSKALSLEKARKEAVTDGLKRALSFGNALGNCILDKDYLRSLNKLPHQPPLEVDLTNAKRQDFEPSVEQARYSSCQQNATLEPPKTQEATSPCRRSHLAGPHTVTQGAMESSSRSLAPGTAESEATLQRKLRQQQLQQQFRKQMERQQQAATSALSTGRTDQAQPPPVPPTKPSLPRTRSPSEPLTQTDLLPDSLEMWDMAMDAEDSVLKTFLKPEPPQTPAISVLKNHMETQNRIPPSLCHQNPQAQSGPWHLQTSSLNQDTTGNCDSSRKNQDMKKRKLDPP